In a single window of the Coffea eugenioides isolate CCC68of chromosome 3, Ceug_1.0, whole genome shotgun sequence genome:
- the LOC113766893 gene encoding leucine--tRNA ligase, cytoplasmic — MAEESGKSFARRDKLLGIESEVQKWWAEGDVFRADPKESVPKPGEKFFGNFPFPYMNGYLHLGHAFSLSKLEFAAAYHRLRGANVLLPFAFHCTGMPIKASADKLLREIDGFGNPPIFPVVKEETAEPEVKPEAENEGNQTAPGGKFKGKKSKAVAKSGGAKFQWEIMQSYGLTDEEIAKFTNPYHWLTFFPPLAVEDLKSFGLGCDWRRTFITTDMNAYFDSFVRWQFRKLKAMEKIVKDLRYTIYSPLDGQPCADHDRASGEGVLPQEYTLIKMEVVPPFPAKMSVLEGKKVYLAAATLRPETMYGQTNAWVLPEGKYGAFEISDTEVFILTRRAALNLAYQRLSRIAEQPTCLVELTGQDIIGLPLRSPLAFNDMIYALPMLSVLTEKGTGIVTSVPSDSPDDYMALQDLKSKPAFRAKFGVKDEWVLPFEIIPIINHPDFGDKSAERICIEKKIKSQNEREKLDEAKKIIYKGGFYEGTMIVGNYAGMKVQEAKSLIRSKLLESNEAVSYSEPEKKVMSRSGDECVVALTDQWYIIYGEQEWKKLAEECLANMNLYSDETRHGFEHTLSWLNQWACSRNFGLGTRIPWDEDFLVESLSDSTIYMAYYTVCHLLQKGDMYGNDTSSLKPEQLTDEVWDFVFCGGPYPKSSDISSSLLNQMKQEFEYWYPFDLRVSGKDLIQNHLTFCIYNHTAIFPTNLWPRGFRCNGHIMLNSEKMSKSTGNFRTLRQAIEEFSADATRFSLADAGDGMDDANFVFDTANAAILRLTKELSWMQEVLAAEDSLRSGPPSTYADKVFDNEINIAVKMTEKNYGDYMFREALKTGFYDLQAARDEYRLSCGVEGMNRSLLWRFMDVQTRLIAPICPHYSEHVWREILKKEGFVIKAGLPEADFPDLVLKKANKYLQDSIVSMRKLLQKQVSGSKKGNANILNSQNKPNTGLIFVNEQYDGWKKECLIILQRNYDSVTCKFAPDQEVISELQRSAIGQEGNFKQIQKLCMPFLRFKKDEVMAVGIQALDLKLPFGEIEVLRTNSDLIRRQLGLDNVQILSAEDPGVIQRAGPHASLLRQNPPSPGNPTAIFLNE, encoded by the coding sequence ATGGCTGAGGAAAGTGGGAAAAGCTTTGCTCGCCGAGACAAGCTCTTGGGGATTGAATCTGAGGTCCAGAAGTGGTGGGCTGAAGGTGATGTGTTCAGGGCTGATCCCAAAGAATCTGTGCCGAAACCTGGGGAAAAGTTTTTCGGGAACTTTCCTTTCCCATACATGAATGGATATTTGCACCTTGGTCATGCTTTTTCCCTCTCGAAGCTTGAATTTGCTGCTGCTTATCATAGGTTGAGGGGTGCAAATGTCTTGTTGCCATTTGCTTTTCATTGTACTGGCATGCCCATCAAGGCATCAGCAGATAAACTTTTAAGGGAAATTGATGGGTTTGGGAACCCACCAATATTTCCTGTTGTAAAAGAGGAGACTGCTGAGCCAGAAGTGAAACCTGAAGCTGAAAATGAAGGGAATCAGACTGCACCTGGTGGTAAATTTAAGGGGAAGAAGTCAAAGGCTGTTGCTAAATCTGGTGGGGCCAAGTTTCAGTGGGAGATAATGCAGAGCTATGGTCTGACTGATGAAGAAATCGCAAAGTTCACGAACCCTTATCACTGGTTGACATTTTTCCCACCCCTTGCTGTTGAGGATTTGAAGTCATTCGGCTTGGGATGCGATTGGAGGAGAACATTTATAACTACTGATATGAATGCATATTTTGATTCGTTTGTGCGCTGGCAGTTTAGGAAATTAAAAGCAATGGAGAAAATTGTAAAAGATTTAAGATATACCATTTACTCTCCCCTAGATGGTCAGCCATGTGCCGATCATGATCGTGCATCAGGTGAAGGTGTTCTTCCACAGGAGTACACCCTGATCAAGATGGAGGTTGTCCCACCTTTTCCTGCAAAGATGAGTGTCTTGGAAGGTAAGAAAGTTTACCTTGCTGCTGCTACTTTGAGGCCAGAAACCATGTATGGACAAACAAATGCCTGGGTTCTGCCAGAGGGGAAATATGGTGCATTTGAAATAAGTGACACTGAGGTTTTCATCTTAACCAGGAGGGCAGCACTTAATTTGGCATATCAGAGATTGTCACGTATCGCAGAGCAGCCAACCTGTTTAGTTGAATTGACGGGACAAGATATCATTGGGCTACCACTGAGGTCTCCATTGGCTTTCAATGACATGATATACGCTTTGCCAATGCTCTCAGTTCTCACTGAAAAAGGTACTGGGATTGTTACCAGCGTGCCTAGTGATTCACCCGATGATTACATGGCACTCCAGGACTTGAAGTCAAAGCCAGCTTTTAGAGCTAAGTTTGGGGTAAAGGACGAGTGGGTTTTACCTTTTGAGATAATACCTATAATCAACCATCCAGACTTTGGAGATAAATCTGCTGAGAGAATTTGTatagagaaaaaaataaaaagtcagaatgagagagaaaagcttgatgaggccaagaaaataatCTACAAGGGTGGTTTCTATGAGGGTACTATGATTGTCGGCAATTATGCAGGAATGAAGGTCCAAGAAGCAAAGAGTTTGATCAGGAGCAAGCTTCTTGAGAGTAATGAAGCAGTGAGCTACAGCGAGCCGGAAAAGAAGGTCATGTCAAGGTCAGGGGATGAGTGTGTTGTTGCTTTGACTGATCAGTGGTACATCATTTATGGAGAACAAGAATGGAAGAAATTAGCAGAGGAGTGCTTGGCGAACATGAATCTTTACTCGGATGAGACACGGCATGGTTTTGAGCATACTTTGAGCTGGCTGAATCAGTGGGCTTGTTCACGTAATTTTGGACTTGGGACTCGTATTCCTTGGGATGAGGACTTTCTCGTGGAGTCTTTGTCAGATTCCACTATATATATGGCATACTATACTGTATGTCATCTGTTGCAGAAAGGGGATATGTATGGTAATGATACTTCCTCATTAAAGCCAGAGCAGCTGACTGATGAGGTGTGGGATTTCGTATTTTGTGGTGGTCCGTATCCTAAGTCTTCAGATATATCTTCTTCTCTTCTTAATCAGATGAAGCAAGAGTTTGAGTATTGGTATCCATTTGATCTAAGGGTTTCTGGAAAGGATCTCATTCAGAATCATCTTACTTTTTGCATCTATAATCATACTGCAATCTTTCCCACAAATCTTTGGCCTCGTGGTTTTAGATGCAATGGACACATAATGCTGAATTCTGAAAAGATGTCCAAGTCCACTGGAAACTTTAGGACACTCCGCCAAGCTATTGAAGAGTTTTCAGCTGATGCTACAAGATTTTCACTTGCTGATGCTGGTGATGGCATGGATGACGCCAACTTTGTCTTTGACACAGCTAATGCTGCAATCTTACGTCTCACAAAGGAGTTATCATGGATGCAAGAGGTTCTTGCTGCAGAAGATTCTTTGAGAAGCGGTCCACCTTCTACATACGCAGATAAAGTATTTGATAATGAAATAAATATTGCTGTGAAGATGACAGAGAAGAATTATGGTGATTACATGTTCCGCGAAGCTTTAAAAACAGGCTTCTATGATCTTCAGGCTGCCAGAGATGAATACCGGCTCTCCTGTGGTGTTGAAGGTATGAACCGCAGTCTATTATGGCGCTTTATGGATGTTCAAACTCGGCTTATTGCTCCGATCTGCCCACACTATTCTGAACATGTTTGGAGGGAAATTCTGAAGAAGGAAGGGTTTGTAATAAAAGCTGGATTGCCTGAAGCTGATTTTCCAGATCTTGTCCTCAAAAAGGCAAATAAGTATTTGCAAGACTCAATAGTCTCAATGAGGAAGCTGTTGCAGAAGCAGGTTTCTGGTTCAAAGAAAGGCAATGCAAACATATTAAACAGTCAGAATAAGCCAAACACTGGCCTGATATTTGTGAATGAGCAGTATGATGGATGGAAGAAGGAATGTTTAATCATACTCCAGAGAAATTATGATAGTGTTACCTGCAAATTTGCTCCTGATCAGGAGGTAATATCTGAATTGCAGAGAAGTGCTATTGGGCAGGAAGGTAACTTTAAACAAATACAGAAGCTTTGCATGCCCTTTCTGAGGTTCAAGAAGGATGAGGTTATGGCAGTCGGCATTCAAGCATTGGACCTGAAGCTGCCTTTTGGTGAGATTGAGGTCCTCAGGACAAATTCAGACCTGATTAGGCGGCAGTTAGGTCTTGATAATGTGCAGATTTTGTCTGCAGAGGACCCTGGTGTCATTCAAAGGGCTGGCCCTCATGCCTCACTTCTGAGGCAGAATCCACCCTCCCCTGGAAATCCCACTGCAATCTTTTTGAATGAGTGA